From Carnobacterium alterfunditum DSM 5972:
CTCGACAAGTCCTGTCTTAAGACCAGAAGCGCTGGCTTGCAATGCTGTCCCAGCGCCTGTGATCCCTCCACCGATGATAAAAACGTCTAATGTGCCTTCTTTTAAGGCTTTGATGTCTTGCTGTCTTCGTTCGATTGAAAAGGCCATGATACTTCTCCTCCTTTTATGCTTCTGGTTTAAAGACTTGCGTAGCTTTGACGGCTAGTTTCCAGTTTTTATATAATTTTTCGCGTTCAGCATCTGGCATTTGCGGTTCAAAGATACCACCTTCTTCGTACATGCCTTTGATCTCATCCATACTTTCCCAGAACCCAACGGCTAAACCAGCTAAGTAAGCTGCTCCTAAAGCTGTCGTTTCCAAGTTGTGGGCCCGTTGGACTTTAGTACCTAAGATGTCCGCTTGGAATTGCAATAACCAGTCGTTATTAGCAGCTCCGCCATCGACTTTCAATAATGGAATCTCAATACTAGAGTCTTTGTTCATCGTATCAATAACATCGCGTGTTTGGTAAGCAATAGACTGCAAAGTTGCTTTGACAAAATCTTCTTTTGTTGTTCCACGGTTCAAACCAAAGACAGCTCCTCGTGCGTCTGAATCCCAGTAAGGTGCACCTAGTCCAGTAAAGGCTGGCACCACAAAGACTTCATTGTCGTTTTTAGACACTTCAGCGAGTGCTTGTGAATCAGCTGAATTCTCGATCATTTTCAATCCGTCACGCAACCATTGGATCGAAGACCCAGCCACAAAGATACTTCCTTCTAAAGCGTAGTAAATTTTGCCATTGATGCCGTAACCGATCGTAGTCAATAAATTGTTATTTGACAATCGTGGTTTTTCGCCGGTATTCATCACGATAAATGAACCTGTTCCGTAAGTATTTTTCACCATGCCTGGTTCGAAAGCCATTTGGCCGAATAAAGCGGCTTGTTGGTCTCCTGCCATTCCTGAGATAGGTGTGTTGGCACCGTAGAAATGGTAGTTAGTTGTGTGACCGTAAACTTCTGAGTTGGATTTGACTTCTGGCATCATGATGCGTGGAATATTTAATAAGTCTAAGATTTCTTGATCCCATTCCAAGTTATGGATGTTGAACAACATCGTCCGGCTGGCGTTTGAATAATCGGTAACGAATGAATCGCCACCAGTCAATTTCCATACCAACCATGTGTCCACCGTTCCAAACAGCAACTCGCCTTTTTCAGCACGTTCTTGAGTGCCTTCTACGTGGTCCAGGATCCAACGAATTTTTGTAGCTGAGAAATAAGAATCAATGATCAAGCCGGTTTTTTCATGGATCATTTTTGAATGTCCCGCTTCATGCAGTTCAGTTGCAATCGGTGCCGATTGACGTGATTGCCAAACGATTGCATTGTAAATCGGACTTCCTGTTTTTTTGTCCCAGATGATCGTTGTTTCCCGTTGGTTCGTGATACCGATCGCGGCGATTTCTTCAGGTTTGACACCGGATTCGATAAATGATCCAGCAATCACGGATTGGACTGAATTCCAAATTTCATTCGGGTTGTGTTCTACCCAACCACTTTGTGGGAAAATTTGCGTGAATTCTTTTTGCGAACTGCCAATCGTGTTTGTTGCCTTATCGTAAATAATCGCTCTTGAACTAGTCGTTCCTTGATCGATTGCCATGATGTATTTTTTCTCTGTCATGTGTTATTTCCTCCTTGTTTTGCAAACGTTTTCTCTACCTGTTTATTGTAACCGTTTTTATCAAATTAAACATGTCATCTTTTTTAGATTTTTAAAATTTTTTGAGAGTTTTTTCCTATTTGATAAATTTTAGATCGAAAATCTATCAAATAAGTTGCCTGATACATGTATTAGTACAACGATGTGAAATTTCTTCTGGAATGGACAGGCTTGCTTGTAGAGAGCCGTGAGATCGCCTTAAGCCTAAAAGTCATAGTCTTAAGGCTTTCAAGCTTCAAACAACGTTTACACGCTAAAGCGTTAAAACGGTGTAATTCACATTGAATCTTCTACACGGCTACAAGCAACCCCTATTCCTCCAGAAATCCCAGGTTACTGATTAGATAAGTCTATCTACATTAACATTATAAATAAAAAAACAAGCTGCAGTAAAATCACTGAGCTTGTTCTATGAATGGAGTTCTTGAATGATCGTCTGGATATTCTTCATGTCAAAGGATGATAAAATCTCAGAGAAGACATAAACTTTGGCGTCACCGTATGGGTCTTTTTTAAGTGCTGGTTCATTAGTAAGAATAAGATCATACACTTTACCAGGCCGATAAGCTTCTACCTTTATACCGTTAATATGGCGCATATTCAGTATCAATAACTGATTCAACGTTTCTGTATAAATTCTTTCCATTTTTAAATCGATCCCGATCTGCACAATCGTCGTCATCTTGAAAGAAACCATCGCCAACAGACTGATGTATTTCAACAGACTTATCTCCACTGAGCCAGGTTCTTCTAAACTCGGCATCCCAAATTTACTAGTACTGATGTCAACTAAGGTATGGGCAAATGAGACCAAGTTCCGGCCAATAAACGGTTTTTCTTTAGCCAGCATTTCTTCATAGGCATAAACTTCCATTTCACCTTGGAAGAAATACAATTTTGTATGGATATGAGACAAGTGATAGTGCATGTCGCGTTCCAACATATACGGCAATTTACGGAACTTGTAATGGATAATAATGGTCTCCACAATATAAGTATCCAGCGTCGCAATCGGTGCTCGGCGATCTCGTTCCAATGTATACTCATGAAAAGCTTGTTCAGTCAATATCGGAAAAGCCATTAAAAAGGCAAAGTGTAACATAGCCTCTTCCTCATCGACTTCAATCGAGTAGCGGCTAAAATAGCGTAAGACCATGATGCGTATTTTTTGGTACAGCGGATCTTCTAAGTAAGGCTGCATCTGTTCGCGCAAATAGACGTATTGCTTTTCTTTACTGGTGACGCGGCTTTTACTGATCAGCATCCAAGTATTGAGCTGTTGCCTATTTTCGGATTCGATCGTGACTTGCAGAAAACTTTCCACCGCTTGTCCTACTTGAGTGATCTGCTTACCAGAATCAGAAACAACGAGAGCTTCTTTGTTTTCGATATGGCTGAAAAATTGAAAGTAAAAATGTCGGATATGCAATTCTTCGCCGTGCAACTGCCCATTGCGGATCTTGATGCCAAACTCTTTCAAGTAATAGTTCAATTCTTTGATCTTACGAAATAAGGAAGAATCGCTGATCGCCAATTCTTGAGTCAGCTGCGTGATTGAAAATTCTTGATGCTTAAACAAAAAACGGATCAAGTTCACTTTGATTGACTGGTCCAAATAAAGCTGATAGATATGCTGCAACGAATAGTCATCGCTCATGGTCAAGGAAATAGACTGTCCATCATAAGTGACATGTACTTGATCGGTAAGAGGTTTGATCCGGAAAGAAATGGATTCCAAGTCCTTCTCGAGTGAAGCCTTAGCGATACTCAAATAGTCCAGCATATCGGTATAAGAGATTTCTCCGCCGTTCAGCACCAATTGTTTAAAAATCGTGACTTCTCTGATATCGTTTTTCTCAAGGAAGTGTTCAATTTTCATTGCCGTCATCCCTCACTTCTAGCCAAGAAACAAAATTAGTGGCTGAGATCATTTGTGAAAAAGATGGATGAAAAAAATACTCTTTTTGCTGCAAATCTTCCAAAGTCTGCTTGGTTTGAATGACCAACGCCAATGTATTGATCTTTTCCAAGATATTTGACGTGGAAATCAGTTGTGCTCCAAGCAAAACGTGGCTGGCTGCATCGTAGATCCATTTGATTGTTACCGTATCAGCATCCGGCAGACTAGTTAGGCTCACTTTTTGACAATAAGCTTTAACCGTTTGACCCGAAAATACACTTTCAGCTTCGGTCATGCCGGTACTGGCAACGTAGTAACCAAACAGGAAAGTCCCAATCGTTTGTAAGGAGCCCTTGAAAGCTGTTTCTGGTTGGATCAGATTAGCCGCCGCTACGATTCCTGTCCGGACAGCATTGTTCACCAGTGGGATATACTCCGTTTTGTCACCATCTCCATAGGACAATTGGATACAATCCCCAACTGCAAAGACATCTTCTACCGACGTCCGCATATAGCAATCAACCGCAATTGTTTGGTCCAAGTGTAGTTGGATATGTTCATCTAAATAGGACAAGTTGGGTCTCACATTCACACCTAAGATAGCAGCATCACTCGTAACCGATTTGTTGCCAAATCGAACTGTTACCGCTTGTTCGCCTTCAGACTCAATAGCAGAAACCGTTTGATTCAAGCGTAAATCGGTCCCCATTTCA
This genomic window contains:
- the glpK gene encoding glycerol kinase GlpK, which gives rise to MTEKKYIMAIDQGTTSSRAIIYDKATNTIGSSQKEFTQIFPQSGWVEHNPNEIWNSVQSVIAGSFIESGVKPEEIAAIGITNQRETTIIWDKKTGSPIYNAIVWQSRQSAPIATELHEAGHSKMIHEKTGLIIDSYFSATKIRWILDHVEGTQERAEKGELLFGTVDTWLVWKLTGGDSFVTDYSNASRTMLFNIHNLEWDQEILDLLNIPRIMMPEVKSNSEVYGHTTNYHFYGANTPISGMAGDQQAALFGQMAFEPGMVKNTYGTGSFIVMNTGEKPRLSNNNLLTTIGYGINGKIYYALEGSIFVAGSSIQWLRDGLKMIENSADSQALAEVSKNDNEVFVVPAFTGLGAPYWDSDARGAVFGLNRGTTKEDFVKATLQSIAYQTRDVIDTMNKDSSIEIPLLKVDGGAANNDWLLQFQADILGTKVQRAHNLETTALGAAYLAGLAVGFWESMDEIKGMYEEGGIFEPQMPDAEREKLYKNWKLAVKATQVFKPEA
- a CDS encoding helix-turn-helix domain-containing protein, encoding MTAMKIEHFLEKNDIREVTIFKQLVLNGGEISYTDMLDYLSIAKASLEKDLESISFRIKPLTDQVHVTYDGQSISLTMSDDYSLQHIYQLYLDQSIKVNLIRFLFKHQEFSITQLTQELAISDSSLFRKIKELNYYLKEFGIKIRNGQLHGEELHIRHFYFQFFSHIENKEALVVSDSGKQITQVGQAVESFLQVTIESENRQQLNTWMLISKSRVTSKEKQYVYLREQMQPYLEDPLYQKIRIMVLRYFSRYSIEVDEEEAMLHFAFLMAFPILTEQAFHEYTLERDRRAPIATLDTYIVETIIIHYKFRKLPYMLERDMHYHLSHIHTKLYFFQGEMEVYAYEEMLAKEKPFIGRNLVSFAHTLVDISTSKFGMPSLEEPGSVEISLLKYISLLAMVSFKMTTIVQIGIDLKMERIYTETLNQLLILNMRHINGIKVEAYRPGKVYDLILTNEPALKKDPYGDAKVYVFSEILSSFDMKNIQTIIQELHS
- a CDS encoding FAD-dependent oxidoreductase, translated to MKVVIIGASYAGVAAALEVRKRYEDAEIILLEKQATLGYIPNGLHLYWENSIVDLDAAYFITKEQLERQNIQCFLEASVEKMNTVNKTITYLYHGRELRLTYDKMIIATGSSQLSQKISGSDGESILKYKRYPEAVAALAKMETSQSITIIGAGPVGVEAAYLLSKQHKKVTLIESMDYILFKYFDKEMILPVQERMIEMGTDLRLNQTVSAIESEGEQAVTVRFGNKSVTSDAAILGVNVRPNLSYLDEHIQLHLDQTIAVDCYMRTSVEDVFAVGDCIQLSYGDGDKTEYIPLVNNAVRTGIVAAANLIQPETAFKGSLQTIGTFLFGYYVASTGMTEAESVFSGQTVKAYCQKVSLTSLPDADTVTIKWIYDAASHVLLGAQLISTSNILEKINTLALVIQTKQTLEDLQQKEYFFHPSFSQMISATNFVSWLEVRDDGNEN